One genomic region from Daphnia magna isolate NIES linkage group LG10, ASM2063170v1.1, whole genome shotgun sequence encodes:
- the LOC116932218 gene encoding 60S ribosomal protein L44 yields MVNVPKSRRTYCKKCKTHKVHKVTQYKKSKERSAAQGRRRYDRKQKGYGGQTKPIFRKKAKTTKKIVLRMECSECKVRKQIPLKRCKHFELGGDKKRKGQMIQF; encoded by the exons ATG GTGAACGTACCAAAGAGTCGTCGCACCTACTGCAAGAAATGCAAGACCCACAAGGTCCACAAAGTAACGCAATACAAAAAATCCAAGGAGCGTAGTGCCGCCCAGGGTCGTCGTCGTTAcgacagaaaacaaaaaggttaTGGTGGTCAAACCAAACCTATTTTCAGGAAGAAG GCCAAGACTACCAAAAAGATTGTGTTGAGGATGGAGTGCTCAGAATGCAAAGTCCGCAAGCAGATCCCCCTCAAGCGTTGCAAGCACTTTGAACTTGGAGGTGACAAGAAGAGGAAGGGACAGATGATTCAGTTCTAG